In Helianthus annuus cultivar XRQ/B chromosome 9, HanXRQr2.0-SUNRISE, whole genome shotgun sequence, the following are encoded in one genomic region:
- the LOC110875969 gene encoding uncharacterized protein LOC110875969 gives MSQTGHVARECYSKSTSKGAKLKGCFQCGEQGHFKRDCPNSKGQNARGRAFELNAGKARDENPSVVTGTFFINDHSTFVLFDTGADLSFVSKNFEPFLCSPTSKLSKKYSIELANGKLIETSEVVRGCSIRLDNHCFSIGLLPVELGSFDVVVGMDWLSKNKAEIICSEKQVSIPRPGGGEAIVIHGDQSSQVSSIVSIMKMIKMLRKGYPAFLVNIVDTKAEGRKIEEIPIVRDYPEVFPEDLPGLPPAR, from the coding sequence atgtcacaaactGGGCATGTTGCCCGCGAGTGCTATTCTAAAAGTACTTCGAAGGGAGCGAAGCTAAAGGGATGCTTCCAGTGCGGTGAACagggacatttcaagagggattGTCCTAATTCAAAGGGTCAAAATGCCAGGGGTAGAGCGTTCGAGCTAAACGCTGGAAAGGCACGTGACGAAAATCCTTCTGTTGTTACCGGTACATTTTTTATCAATGACCATTCTACGTTCGTACTCTTTGATACTGGGGCTGACTTGAGTTTTGTTTCAAAAAACTTTGAACCATTTCTGTGTTCTCCAACAAGTAAGCTAAGTAAAAagtactcgatagaactagcaaatggtaaattGATAGAGACTAGTGAAGTCGTTCGTGGTTGTAGTATTCGATTAGACAATCATTGTTTTAGTATCGGCTTATTGCCAGTGGAGCTGGGTAGTTTTGATGTAGTTgtggggatggattggctatccaagaATAAAGCTGAGATTATTTGCTCGGAGAAGCAAGTGAGCATACCTCGTCCTGGTGGTGGTGAAGCTATAGTTATTCACGGAGACCAATCGAGTCAAGTGTCGAGTATTGTTAGTATTATGAAGATGATTAAGATGTTGCGTAAGGGTTATCCTGCATTCTTAGTTAACATAGTGGATACGAAGGCTGAAGGTAGGAAGATCGAAGAGATTCCTATAGTTCGCGactatccagaagttttccctgaagacttacctggattgccCCCTGCGAGATAG